One part of the Desulfovibrio aminophilus DSM 12254 genome encodes these proteins:
- the rdgC gene encoding recombination-associated protein RdgC, with protein sequence MSFLSSSVGLTRYRIVEDVPDTLFQAVPDRLKEWAFRDIDATADERSFGWANIDDMLDVRWAASPPEKAHYLAFSLRLETRRVQPAVFKKHYQLALNAELAKAKEQGKNFLSRDRKRELKEQVHLKLMARSLPIPAVFGALWNTQTNQVWLDTTNSKVRALFEDHFAMTFELHLEPLSPFFLALEMLGEDAAASLEHLEPTLFV encoded by the coding sequence GTGAGCTTTCTTTCATCCAGCGTCGGCCTGACCCGCTACCGCATCGTGGAGGACGTGCCGGACACGCTGTTCCAGGCCGTCCCGGATCGGCTCAAGGAGTGGGCCTTCCGCGACATCGACGCCACGGCCGACGAGCGTTCCTTCGGATGGGCCAACATCGACGACATGCTCGACGTGCGCTGGGCCGCCTCGCCGCCGGAGAAGGCGCACTACCTGGCCTTCTCCCTGCGCCTGGAGACCCGCCGGGTGCAGCCCGCCGTGTTCAAAAAACACTATCAGCTGGCCCTCAACGCCGAGCTGGCCAAGGCCAAGGAGCAGGGCAAGAACTTCCTCTCCCGCGACCGCAAACGCGAGCTCAAGGAGCAGGTCCACCTCAAGCTCATGGCCCGCTCCCTGCCCATTCCGGCGGTCTTCGGCGCGCTCTGGAACACCCAGACCAACCAGGTCTGGCTGGACACCACCAACAGCAAGGTCCGGGCCCTGTTCGAAGACCACTTCGCCATGACCTTCGAGTTGCACCTCGAGCCCCTCTCGCCCTTTTTCCTGGCCCTGGAAATGCTCGGCGAGGACGCGGCCGCCTCTCTGGAACACCTCGAACCCACCCTCTTCGTCTAG
- a CDS encoding PilZ domain-containing protein — protein MFKRLFAPLWDALLNCLRRKPKSTAAPKKSAPKLKKPTRKKDATATPVPFAFSYKPDPAKAKTATAKVPPQTQPDAEAQGPGDLPLDIKEPEVKNEKRRAFRVTVRGLDVACPELGGVYHTTDISATGLGFRFQGPRVKGGTVLTLTLRGGGKVLAQGLPAKAMRHDSGVVGCAFLELTRPQEDAVYKIVLTAQRSSQPQQAKPGTTSAAATPGKAPIKGPVKVPAKTPTTVSARTTAPTTRPGTPKATPKPGGAPRR, from the coding sequence GTGTTCAAGCGCCTGTTCGCGCCCCTGTGGGACGCCCTGCTCAACTGTCTGCGGCGGAAGCCGAAATCCACCGCCGCCCCGAAAAAATCCGCGCCGAAGCTCAAGAAGCCCACCAGGAAGAAAGACGCCACGGCCACGCCCGTTCCTTTCGCCTTCAGCTACAAACCCGATCCCGCCAAGGCCAAGACCGCCACGGCCAAGGTTCCCCCTCAGACGCAACCCGACGCCGAGGCTCAGGGGCCTGGCGATCTGCCCCTTGACATCAAGGAACCCGAGGTAAAAAACGAAAAGAGGCGAGCCTTCCGTGTCACCGTCCGTGGCCTCGACGTGGCCTGCCCCGAGTTGGGCGGCGTCTACCATACCACGGACATATCGGCCACGGGCCTCGGCTTCCGTTTCCAGGGTCCGCGCGTCAAGGGCGGCACGGTCCTCACCCTGACCTTGCGGGGAGGAGGCAAAGTCCTGGCTCAGGGGCTCCCGGCCAAGGCCATGCGCCACGACTCCGGCGTGGTGGGCTGCGCCTTTCTGGAGTTGACTCGGCCCCAGGAAGACGCGGTGTACAAGATCGTGCTGACGGCCCAACGTTCCTCCCAGCCCCAGCAGGCCAAACCCGGAACCACGTCCGCCGCCGCGACCCCAGGCAAAGCCCCGATCAAGGGTCCGGTGAAAGTCCCGGCCAAAACACCGACGACGGTTTCGGCCCGCACGACCGCGCCGACGACCAGACCAGGAACTCCCAAAGCCACGCCTAAGCCCGGCGGCGCACCTCGTCGATGA
- the rfbA gene encoding glucose-1-phosphate thymidylyltransferase RfbA yields MKGIILAGGSGTRLHPLTRVVSKQLLPVFDKPMIYYPMSVLMLAGIREILIISTPEDLPRFQAMLGDGSRLGLSLSYAEQPTPGGLAQAFLIGAEFIGRDSVCLVLGDNLYYGQGLSTLLQECSKLEHGGVVLAYPVKDPERYGVVQFDASGQAVCIEEKPKEPKSKYAVTGLYFYDNRVVEIARGLKPSARGELEITDVNNVYLERGELRVEVMGRGFAWLDMGTHESLLRAANFVSAIQERQGFIVACLEEIAFRMGLIDADRLEALGMEMKQNDYGRYLIELAKESRS; encoded by the coding sequence ATGAAAGGCATCATTCTGGCGGGTGGCTCGGGCACCCGGCTGCATCCCCTGACCCGCGTGGTGAGCAAGCAGCTCCTGCCCGTCTTCGACAAGCCCATGATCTATTACCCCATGTCCGTACTCATGCTGGCGGGCATCCGGGAGATCCTCATCATCTCCACGCCCGAGGATCTGCCGCGCTTCCAGGCCATGCTCGGAGACGGCTCCCGCCTGGGGCTCTCGCTCTCCTATGCCGAACAGCCCACGCCCGGCGGTCTGGCCCAGGCCTTTCTCATCGGCGCGGAATTCATCGGCCGGGATTCGGTCTGCCTCGTGCTCGGGGACAACCTCTACTACGGCCAGGGGCTCAGCACGCTGCTCCAGGAGTGCTCCAAGCTCGAGCATGGCGGCGTGGTCCTGGCTTACCCGGTCAAGGATCCGGAACGCTACGGCGTGGTCCAGTTCGACGCCTCGGGACAAGCCGTCTGCATCGAAGAGAAGCCCAAGGAGCCCAAGTCCAAGTATGCCGTCACCGGGCTCTACTTCTACGACAACCGCGTGGTGGAGATCGCCCGGGGCCTCAAGCCTTCCGCCAGGGGGGAACTGGAAATCACGGACGTGAACAACGTCTACCTCGAACGGGGCGAACTCCGCGTGGAAGTCATGGGACGGGGTTTCGCCTGGCTGGACATGGGCACCCACGAATCGCTCCTACGGGCGGCGAACTTCGTGAGCGCCATCCAAGAGCGCCAGGGATTCATCGTGGCCTGTCTGGAGGAGATCGCCTTCCGCATGGGCCTCATCGACGCGGATCGGCTGGAAGCCCTCGGCATGGAGATGAAGCAGAACGATTACGGACGCTATCTCATTGAACTCGCTAAAGAATCAAGGAGTTGA
- a CDS encoding DUF1614 domain-containing protein, producing the protein MFGSPVFPGLWAVVLMLAFLAGLFFLFVFLPVSLAAGAFAKLGLTPLQGLLVFVLTLLGRTTDIPLFRTGRLVRHFGVTMLGPFLCVSPLNRPNRPEALLAELREQTVAVNVGGCLIPMFVSGYLLLRDGGILAASPWFWLCLGLVAAASFAAARVVPHFGLRLPFWVPPVATVVTAAMFAPVNLAPGVAYAAGTLGALLGGNVLHYLDPRSMGRLDAPILSVGGAGTFGGVFLAGILSVLLS; encoded by the coding sequence ATGTTCGGATCACCCGTCTTCCCTGGTCTCTGGGCCGTCGTGCTGATGCTGGCCTTCCTGGCCGGCCTGTTCTTTCTGTTCGTCTTTCTTCCCGTGAGTTTGGCGGCCGGGGCCTTCGCCAAGCTCGGCCTGACTCCGCTTCAGGGGCTGCTCGTGTTCGTCCTGACCCTCCTGGGCCGGACCACCGACATTCCGTTGTTCCGCACGGGGCGGCTGGTGCGTCATTTCGGCGTGACCATGCTGGGCCCGTTTTTATGCGTCTCTCCCCTCAACCGTCCGAATCGGCCCGAGGCCCTGCTGGCCGAACTGCGGGAGCAGACCGTGGCCGTGAACGTGGGCGGCTGCCTCATCCCGATGTTCGTGTCCGGCTACCTGCTGCTGCGGGACGGCGGAATCCTGGCGGCCTCTCCCTGGTTCTGGCTGTGCCTGGGGCTGGTGGCCGCAGCCTCCTTCGCTGCCGCGCGGGTGGTGCCGCATTTCGGTCTGCGCCTGCCCTTTTGGGTTCCCCCCGTGGCCACGGTGGTCACGGCGGCCATGTTCGCGCCCGTGAACCTGGCCCCCGGCGTGGCCTACGCCGCCGGTACTCTGGGCGCGTTGCTCGGCGGCAACGTGCTTCATTATCTTGACCCACGTTCCATGGGTCGCCTGGACGCGCCCATCCTTTCCGTGGGCGGAGCGGGCACCTTCGGCGGCGTCTTTCTGGCGGGAATTCTCTCGGTGCTGCTTTCATGA
- a CDS encoding DUF523 domain-containing protein codes for MNHAALPLVGVSRCLLGQRVRYDGRDKFAPRVAALAGYCLLVPFCPEVEAGMPVPREPAHVGGSPLEPRFVGNRSLEDHTFRLMGRIMARLEELARTPLSGYVFKSGSPSCAAVEMVSVFDDLGRTRGRSLGLFARAFRERFPWIPVADERVLADHSRWADFFKAVRRRHRRRGGEV; via the coding sequence ATGAACCACGCAGCACTTCCCTTGGTGGGCGTGAGCCGCTGTCTGCTGGGCCAGCGCGTACGTTACGACGGACGCGACAAGTTCGCGCCCCGGGTGGCCGCCCTGGCCGGGTACTGCCTCCTTGTGCCGTTCTGCCCGGAGGTGGAGGCGGGTATGCCCGTCCCGCGCGAGCCCGCTCACGTGGGCGGCTCACCTCTCGAACCGCGTTTTGTCGGCAACCGCAGCCTGGAGGACCACACCTTCCGGCTCATGGGCCGGATCATGGCCCGGCTGGAAGAACTGGCGCGTACGCCGCTCTCCGGCTACGTCTTCAAGAGCGGGTCGCCGAGTTGCGCGGCCGTGGAGATGGTTTCCGTGTTCGACGACCTCGGCCGGACGCGCGGGCGATCCCTGGGATTGTTCGCCCGGGCTTTCCGGGAGCGTTTTCCCTGGATTCCGGTGGCCGACGAGCGTGTGCTGGCCGACCATTCCCGCTGGGCGGACTTTTTTAAGGCCGTGCGCCGCCGCCATCGGCGGCGGGGAGGAGAGGTATGA
- a CDS encoding MogA/MoaB family molybdenum cofactor biosynthesis protein has translation MKELTARIDGEFLAGQRFVLADGEVTAARWPVLAGRNIPPLRVGDVLTRGGEPFARVESASWWTGNPSRRVWILEALARLEPGEVALEHERRGRTLAWITLSDKGAAGLRADASGPLIEEMVRAILPLGLARGFVLPDDERALRALIADLALVQGYDLILTTGGTGVAPRDVTPEATLAVIEKRLPGFERAMTAASLTKTPFGAVSRAVAGTLGQSLVLNLPGSPKAVRECLEPLLPALAHTLDKLQGDPAECGGPA, from the coding sequence ATGAAGGAATTGACCGCGCGCATCGACGGAGAGTTCCTTGCCGGGCAGCGCTTCGTGCTCGCCGACGGCGAAGTGACCGCGGCGCGTTGGCCCGTGCTGGCGGGGCGGAACATTCCGCCCCTGCGCGTCGGCGACGTGCTGACGCGCGGCGGGGAACCGTTCGCGCGCGTGGAGTCCGCGTCCTGGTGGACGGGGAATCCCTCACGGCGTGTCTGGATCCTGGAGGCTTTGGCCCGGCTGGAGCCTGGCGAAGTGGCCCTCGAGCATGAGCGCCGGGGGCGGACCCTGGCCTGGATCACCTTGAGCGACAAGGGTGCCGCCGGCCTTCGGGCCGACGCCTCCGGGCCGCTTATCGAGGAGATGGTGCGGGCGATCCTGCCCCTCGGGCTGGCGCGCGGATTCGTGCTGCCCGACGACGAACGGGCCCTGCGGGCGCTCATCGCGGATCTGGCTCTGGTCCAAGGCTACGACCTGATTCTGACCACGGGTGGCACCGGGGTGGCCCCGCGCGACGTGACCCCGGAGGCGACCCTGGCCGTGATCGAGAAGCGTCTGCCTGGTTTCGAGCGGGCCATGACCGCCGCCAGCCTGACCAAGACGCCGTTCGGGGCGGTTTCCCGGGCCGTGGCCGGAACCCTGGGACAAAGCCTCGTGCTCAACCTTCCCGGCAGCCCCAAAGCCGTGCGTGAATGCCTGGAGCCGTTGCTGCCAGCCTTGGCCCATACGCTGGACAAGCTTCAGGGCGACCCGGCCGAGTGTGGCGGTCCGGCCTGA
- a CDS encoding TolC family protein, whose product MPLFFLLLAVPAWTQDAPDAAAEPAKIPPIPAGAKLDMRAAVQRGLDANPAIVAARHALLGSESGRKSALADFFPTASSSYGWTHDDRVPRQAGVRVGDQDSWAYQFNLNQPLFTGFRLLSTYQKARLAKEQNEDKLYQAELSLIQSIQTAFLSLLQGRMDVKSAQDSVERLKSQLQVTQAFYEVGLKPRLDVLQAEVQLATAQQELLKAQNAVDTQTAQLNTLLDLPLEAGVNYVGELDYAPFTRTLEQCLTQAYKERPDLRIGEKSVQMAEKDSTITASAYYPQVSADYNYNKAGDDPLTGESKHLSNSNQENWNVGLNLQWKMWQWGSTYYAHDQSQETVKQIRSELDKTRLNAGFEVKSGMLSMREAADRIGVARKSVEAARESYRMALARYQAQVGTNTDLLNAQSDVSKSEAELNGALADYAKALSNLYVSMGQKNPGLAIE is encoded by the coding sequence ATGCCGCTATTTTTCCTCTTGCTGGCCGTCCCCGCCTGGACCCAGGACGCCCCGGACGCGGCGGCCGAGCCCGCCAAAATCCCGCCCATTCCGGCGGGAGCCAAGCTGGACATGCGCGCGGCGGTGCAGCGCGGTCTGGACGCCAACCCGGCCATCGTCGCGGCTCGGCACGCCCTGCTGGGGTCCGAGTCCGGGCGCAAGTCCGCCTTGGCCGACTTTTTCCCTACGGCCAGCTCCAGTTACGGCTGGACCCATGACGACCGCGTACCCCGGCAGGCCGGCGTCCGCGTCGGCGACCAGGATTCCTGGGCCTACCAGTTCAACCTGAATCAGCCCCTGTTCACCGGCTTCCGTCTCCTGTCCACCTACCAGAAGGCGCGATTGGCCAAGGAGCAGAACGAGGACAAACTCTATCAGGCCGAACTGAGCCTGATCCAGAGCATCCAGACGGCCTTTTTGAGTCTGCTGCAGGGCCGCATGGACGTGAAGAGCGCCCAGGACTCCGTGGAGCGCCTCAAGTCCCAGTTGCAGGTCACCCAGGCGTTTTACGAGGTCGGACTGAAACCCCGCCTGGACGTGCTCCAGGCCGAGGTTCAGTTGGCCACGGCCCAGCAGGAACTGCTCAAGGCCCAGAACGCCGTGGACACGCAGACTGCCCAGCTGAACACCCTCTTGGATCTGCCGCTCGAGGCGGGCGTGAACTATGTCGGTGAGCTGGACTACGCCCCCTTCACGCGGACCCTGGAACAATGTCTGACCCAGGCCTACAAGGAACGCCCGGACCTGCGCATCGGCGAGAAGAGTGTGCAGATGGCCGAGAAGGACTCCACCATCACGGCCAGCGCGTACTACCCCCAGGTATCCGCCGACTACAACTACAACAAGGCGGGGGACGACCCGCTGACCGGGGAAAGCAAGCATCTGAGCAATTCCAACCAGGAAAACTGGAACGTGGGCCTCAATCTCCAATGGAAGATGTGGCAGTGGGGCAGCACCTACTACGCCCATGACCAGAGCCAGGAGACCGTGAAGCAGATCCGGTCCGAGCTGGACAAGACCCGGCTCAACGCCGGCTTCGAGGTCAAGAGCGGGATGCTGAGCATGCGGGAGGCCGCGGACCGCATCGGCGTGGCCCGCAAGTCCGTGGAGGCCGCCCGTGAGTCCTACCGCATGGCCCTGGCCCGGTATCAGGCCCAGGTGGGAACCAACACCGACCTGCTCAACGCCCAGTCGGACGTGAGCAAGAGCGAAGCCGAACTGAACGGCGCCCTGGCCGACTACGCCAAGGCCTTGTCCAACCTCTACGTGTCCATGGGCCAGAAGAATCCCGGTTTGGCCATCGAGTAG
- a CDS encoding dual CXXC motif small (seleno)protein, with amino-acid sequence MDTQGRSSLACPACRGRLHPVRGCREVALVCADCGAKYPVRRFAAFLDDAFEEEVALVPLDRL; translated from the coding sequence ATGGACACGCAAGGGCGGTCGTCCCTGGCCTGCCCCGCCTGCCGGGGACGCCTCCATCCCGTGCGCGGCTGCCGCGAAGTCGCGCTGGTCTGCGCTGACTGCGGCGCGAAATACCCGGTACGCCGGTTCGCCGCTTTTTTGGATGATGCTTTTGAGGAGGAAGTAGCCCTTGTTCCTCTGGACCGACTCTGA
- a CDS encoding lytic murein transglycosylase — MFLWTDSDCSGRAPRMGRGLAALALFFCLLAADVRASGDQRSGYEVWTPLVERLVADGFAPGDLRRLFSDPVMVYDPQVMARKMSPLLDAKLAPPEPKAAEPEVDARYLNPILLAGAYGYLRENKDLLRRLRDRYGVPEEVLVALLLVETKLGLNTGTAKAAWALANMALARNLSDIEPYLSRSDLDPEIRVWLDERTRQKSDWAYEELEALLRYAEALGRDPLDIPGSAYGAIGQCQFMPTNALAYGEDGDGDGRVDLFAKEDALASMARFLKEHGWKDGLDEQGRFRVIYRYNHSASYARTVLAVADSLTRIGRTFGAG, encoded by the coding sequence TTGTTCCTCTGGACCGACTCTGATTGTTCGGGGCGCGCGCCTCGCATGGGCCGGGGCCTGGCGGCCCTGGCCCTTTTTTTCTGTCTGCTGGCCGCGGATGTCCGGGCCTCGGGCGATCAACGTTCGGGGTATGAGGTCTGGACGCCCCTGGTCGAGCGGCTCGTGGCCGACGGCTTCGCCCCTGGCGACCTGCGACGGCTGTTTTCCGATCCCGTCATGGTCTATGACCCCCAGGTCATGGCCCGCAAGATGAGCCCCCTGTTGGATGCCAAGCTGGCGCCGCCCGAGCCGAAGGCCGCCGAGCCCGAGGTTGACGCGCGTTATCTCAACCCCATCCTGCTGGCCGGAGCCTACGGCTATCTGCGGGAGAACAAGGATCTGCTGCGGAGGCTGCGCGACCGCTATGGGGTTCCCGAAGAGGTGCTGGTGGCCCTGCTGCTGGTGGAGACCAAGCTCGGGCTGAACACCGGCACGGCCAAGGCCGCCTGGGCGCTGGCCAACATGGCCCTGGCCCGGAACCTTTCGGACATCGAGCCCTATCTTTCGCGCTCGGACCTGGACCCGGAGATCCGCGTCTGGCTCGACGAGCGCACCCGCCAGAAATCGGACTGGGCCTATGAGGAACTGGAAGCGCTGCTGCGCTATGCCGAGGCTTTGGGGCGCGATCCTCTGGACATTCCCGGTTCGGCTTACGGGGCCATAGGACAGTGTCAGTTCATGCCCACCAACGCCCTGGCCTATGGCGAGGACGGCGACGGCGACGGCCGCGTGGATCTCTTCGCCAAGGAGGACGCCCTGGCCAGCATGGCCCGCTTCCTCAAGGAGCACGGCTGGAAGGATGGACTCGACGAACAGGGGCGCTTCCGCGTCATCTACCGCTACAACCATTCCGCGAGCTACGCCCGCACCGTGCTGGCGGTGGCCGACAGCCTGACCCGCATCGGCCGGACCTTCGGCGCCGGTTGA
- a CDS encoding glycosyltransferase, which translates to MNVVQVINVRWYNATAWYALYLGRLLRDAGHGVLMVVQPDTEPERKAHEFGLPVLSLDLNSNNPLTLLRSARQAARMLREFRPQIVNCHRGEGFFLWALLKRFGHDFKLVRTRGDQRPPRHDALNRWLHAEAADAVVVTNKAMARHFLTRMKTPERALWIIPGGVDTEAFRFDPEGRDRVRREFGFAPSDVVLGLVGRFDRVKGQKECIEAVSLLRGEMGLSQARLFLIGFDSATRTREVTDWLDRYGVADSTRISGRREDISACLSALDLGVVASLWSETIARAALEIMVSGRPLVSTDVGVMPDLVSRRALVSPGDPRALALKLREAVESPTFRESLAAEQRLVISQLSGRDFLTRTLSLYQGLISA; encoded by the coding sequence ATGAACGTCGTCCAGGTCATCAACGTCCGTTGGTACAACGCCACCGCGTGGTACGCCCTGTATTTGGGCCGCCTGCTTCGGGATGCCGGGCACGGCGTGCTCATGGTGGTCCAGCCCGACACCGAGCCGGAACGCAAGGCCCATGAGTTCGGCCTGCCGGTGCTGTCCCTGGACCTGAACAGCAACAACCCCTTGACGCTGCTGCGTTCCGCGCGCCAGGCCGCCCGGATGCTCCGGGAATTCCGGCCGCAAATCGTCAACTGCCATCGGGGCGAAGGCTTCTTCCTCTGGGCCCTGCTCAAACGCTTCGGCCACGACTTCAAGCTCGTGCGCACCCGGGGCGATCAACGCCCCCCGCGCCATGACGCCCTGAACCGCTGGCTGCACGCCGAGGCGGCCGACGCCGTGGTCGTGACGAACAAGGCCATGGCCCGGCACTTCCTGACCAGGATGAAGACGCCGGAACGCGCGCTCTGGATCATCCCAGGCGGCGTGGACACCGAGGCCTTCCGCTTCGATCCCGAAGGCCGGGATCGGGTGCGACGCGAATTCGGCTTCGCCCCCTCGGACGTGGTCCTGGGCCTGGTGGGCCGTTTCGACCGGGTCAAGGGCCAGAAGGAGTGCATCGAGGCGGTCTCCCTGCTGCGCGGCGAGATGGGGCTGTCCCAGGCGCGGCTGTTCCTGATCGGCTTCGACTCGGCCACCCGGACCCGCGAGGTGACGGACTGGCTCGACCGATACGGGGTCGCGGACAGCACCCGGATCAGCGGCCGACGCGAGGACATCTCGGCCTGCCTCTCGGCCCTGGACCTGGGCGTGGTGGCCTCCCTCTGGTCCGAAACCATCGCCCGGGCCGCCCTGGAAATCATGGTCTCCGGCCGTCCGCTCGTCTCCACGGACGTGGGCGTGATGCCCGATCTGGTCAGCCGTCGCGCCCTGGTTTCCCCGGGCGACCCGCGGGCCCTGGCCCTCAAGCTGCGCGAGGCGGTGGAAAGCCCGACCTTTCGGGAATCCCTGGCCGCCGAGCAACGTCTGGTCATCTCCCAGCTCTCGGGGCGGGACTTCCTGACCCGCACACTGAGCCTCTACCAGGGCCTGATCTCGGCCTGA
- a CDS encoding molybdenum cofactor biosynthesis protein MoaE — MDISAAIAKLKTEPGFTENVGMILVHNGVVRGWSRANRENVVAVDITHDEERMNAICDEIQNRPGIFRVLAECRSGLLKPGDDVLFLVVAGDIRENVKPALADLLDRIKSEAVAKREIMG; from the coding sequence ATGGACATATCAGCAGCCATCGCAAAACTCAAAACCGAACCCGGCTTCACCGAAAATGTCGGCATGATCCTGGTCCACAACGGCGTGGTCCGCGGCTGGTCGCGCGCCAACAGGGAAAACGTCGTGGCCGTGGACATCACCCACGACGAGGAGCGGATGAACGCCATCTGCGACGAAATCCAGAACCGCCCGGGCATCTTCCGCGTCCTGGCCGAGTGCCGCTCCGGCCTGCTCAAACCCGGCGACGACGTACTCTTCCTGGTCGTGGCCGGAGACATCCGTGAGAACGTGAAGCCCGCCCTCGCCGACCTCCTGGACCGCATCAAATCCGAGGCCGTGGCCAAGCGCGAAATCATGGGCTAG